The following DNA comes from Vanessa tameamea isolate UH-Manoa-2023 chromosome 23, ilVanTame1 primary haplotype, whole genome shotgun sequence.
ACAGAACAATTAGTGGTGACTTTTATGATGAATGGTTTTGTACACTGGGATTTTGACAGGGTAAGGCTGGGGAACATGGACTGTTACGGTTTTCTCAATCTTAATGGGAACGTGTTTCTCTACGGGGTAGGGGACGTGCTTAACAACGGGGTATGGAACTACTTTTTCAATTGGAATAGAGATTTCAGTTTCAACGGGAACAGCTACGGGCTTGTGAACAGGAACCTTGACGGGATAAGGATGAGGAATGCCAATAAGGATAGGCTTGGGTACGTTAACGTGAATCGGCTTGTGGATAGGGACAGTCACGTGTTTGTAAAGAGGCACTTCAACGGGATGCTCCTCGTCAATGTGTTCTCCCACTGGAATAGCTTCAGCGTGTCCGAAGTTGTGTTGGTCACCATATTCATGGCCGCCATCTTGCAAGATAAAACCTTGTTGACCGTTGTTTCCATGTCCACCGCTTTGGCCTCCAAAACTATGTCCACCATAATTTCCATTTCCTTCTTCATTACCATGACCAGATGTATCACCTTGAAAACCACCATGACCAGCATCACCACCACCAAAATTGTGTCCTAGGTCATGGACAGCTTGAAGATATGAATCTCCCCCAAAGTTTTGTTCGCCGCCGTGGCCGCCAGCGTCAAAGTTTTGCTGACCGTGTCCCGAGAAATCTTGGTTTTGAGCAATCGCAAAGGTATGATCATTGCCTTGACCACCGGAGAAGTCGTGAACTTCTTGCCCTCCATTAAATCCATGACCGCCTTGACCACCAGAAAAGTCATGACCGCCTTGACCACCAGAGAAGTCATGACCGCCCTGAGCACCAGAAAAATCGTGATTTTGTCCTCCAGAAAAGTCATGACCTCCGCCTCCGCCTGATGGAGCAGCGAAGTGGTAACCTCCACCATTATCTCCTAGCCCGTTGTTTCCTTGATCATATCCAGAGTCAAATCCGGCCTTGCAAGTGGCAACTGCCAGCGCCAGTAAACAAACCTGCaacaaagaaattattattaaaatctttttaatctATATCAGAAAAATtcgtacttaaaataattttaaaacttttttttgcgACGTATTTTTAATGGTCTGTGTTGAAACGATAAATTTTGttcatataaaagtatttaatatcataaatcgGGCTTCTATTTTTGATGCCATGTGTGtcaatattgtcattttttgtGTAAGGCCGACACTTGCCTGACATTTATATAGTTAAACAAAAAGCAATTCATTGTCAAGCATTGTTGGGAAGAGAAATAGGCCGGGAGCGGAAAGCGCTGATGCAATctcgttaaatttatttaattggcaaTTATTGAACGCATCGCTAGCCAAGCGGATCGGTAAATCATCGGTTCTGGCTCTCAAATTTTAAAACCTCCACACGAAAGTTTCAGTCGCGGCAAATTAGTCCGAGAAGCGGGTTTTAGTTCGCGAATGTGCTTCAAAAAGTATGAATTTTAAGGACGTCGAATCGAACTTTCAGCGTATGACGCTATGCAGTGGCGTATAacttttaaacgattttaaatagtttttaaatttccgTATTACTTtcgtaaattaagtaaaaataaaatcacagataatatatcatttcaatTTGTGTATGTGAAATTTTCTATATCTATGAAAAGGCCgcttaaatttttgaatatacatCGCTCAAATACCACGTGTAGCAACAGTACCATTGTATGTTTTGACATGAATTTGTACTATTATATTCAGCGTATCTCAGAGAAGATTTGTGGCTGaatattatcatacaatataatttaacgtataATGTAGCCATGGCAACTAGTACCTACTAAGTAAGCAGATTGAACAAGGAAGAGTGATCCCAAGAACAGTCAAAGAAATTATTTAGacgaatatttcttttaaattcctTCAACAGCAACAAATGTAAATGACAGGATGAATTGTTACATAAATTACTTCGAATTATAaaagaagtttaaaaaaatatataatatgtcttaaGCTATTTGcgttaaacatataaatgtcCAATATCAAACAAATTGAGACTATCTTGGAGCTCAACTCATCGCAGACAGAATAATCATAATCGGTTCACATAATACATAAATGCGGACTGCCTCACAATAAAATACAGgcacatttaaatgaaataatttaatccaACAACGGCAGGTCTGTATcgaaactataataaaaaatatatatatatgaatgacAATTCAAATTGAGAACGTTCTCCTATATTGAAGttcaaaattaatgttaaaaaatgctCATTAGAACAAAAGCACTTTTGCCTAACACGCGGGGATGTTAGAATTCACGAGGCAAAGGTCATATATTTAAAGGCCTATAAATAGcgaatattaattgataaatcaTTTAACGtgagtgttaataaaaaatcaggttattttgaaatgtacTTCCGTGTTCAATAAAGTCACCCATTACCGTTTTTTAgacttttaaataatagctaTTGAATAATGTTGCcagttttttatgtaaaaaatcttCGGATCGTTTTATTTCAACCTTTCACTTTGAGACCACGATCGCTTGTCCATTGTGCATAATGGAGTTACTTATATAGAGCTATAACAATCAGTAccgaaattttatataactgttacattgtaatattttttttaatttaaaaattagccCAGACTAGCTCTCCGTTTGGTgtaatctataattttaattgagtttatgtttgatgtGTTATTTCCAAGCTGaatttgtaatacaattttaattgcatttgtGGTGATTCTTTGATTGTTTGCAACGTTTTTATTGTTGTGTGTCAGTTGTCATTTTTGGAGAGATCTTATTATTACTTcagtatatttcgatttcaatataattgtcttctaataaaatcatatttaatttaaaaaatataaatattatttagaatagaaatgtaaaaataaataatcgaaaacATAAATGATATCGTCTCAAAACATCAACgcttattgaaatataataactttttgctggcaatcaataaaaaaacactttatagGCTTTAAATAGGCTTTTAAAAACAgtcttgaatcgtcatgttacataattgatttaaatgtaaagctaccggtTCCGAATGTAGTTTCGACCGAAAAGAACCTTCACGTGAATCTTTTTCACCAATTTAAATACACAGCaatgatatattatgttattaaaataaactaatactaATTCCACATTTTTCTATCATCTATAAGTGTTCAatacttcaatttatttaccgaaataaatgcaaaataacGTACAATCTGATTGCCCAGTTGATATTATCTTTCAACGTTTtcgagtttttattttagttcgaAAACAAAAACGTAATTGGTTAGGACGTGGTATTTTGTTTGaagatcttttatatatttatatgtgaatttataataaaacattgaaatgtCATATACTGCCACCGGTCGATTAGGTATCGTTTCCATCGAAATGAGCCAGAACTTCTGTGCCATTTGATGTACAACTCTAAACTAGTTATTGCCTAGaacttgtattaattttaaaatgttgaaaaggaATGCGCGACAGCTCTTATTAAATTGGTGTACTTATTCAGAAACAAAAGCGGCTTCGCATAATGTCGACATCATCATAATCGATTGAATAGACATACAGTATATGAAAGTTGCTTACAACTGTCAGTAACGTAACATAAACAAAacgagaatataataaataagcaaCTAATATACGATTCATTGAATTCACGtgtaaaagaattaaaaatcaaataccaAAATTATACTTGTAAAATAAACGAACCCAATACCAATATAACTTTGTCGAATAAATTGATTTAGGTATTAGCTTTTGGTTTGTCACACTTTCAATTGATCCCTAAATTTGAATGAATGACGTTACGGTCTACTGAACCCGTTATGCCATTGAACTTATCGTAACAATGTAATCTTACATAACACGAGTAACTTTTCGTAATATAATCGTAACAGTCAACAACACTTAAAATATCCTTAATAGTCAAAAACtctttcaatttaaatagtaCACCTAAGATTCAAATAATAGCCTctgcataattttattagtatgaaATTGGTACTATTTGTTCGAACAGGATTATCATGTTTTAAGCTGTCCGTTCCGTACACATGACTGAGTCGAGAAACTAACTTTCTTATTCCTATCTCAAAGGATATTAACATTGAATTCCGCACCTTTGATCTTTTCGTCGATAGAAGGCGTTGTCTTAAACTATGCTATCTTTGTAAATCTATTAAATAGCGATGGAGTATGTATGCGGCCAATATTATTACGTAACTAGTAATTATAATCTCTGGCCCCTTATATAATtgcagtttttaaatattacattctaGAGGAATttagcatatatgtatatagtagtGACCCAAACAGGTACATATTACGATGTTGGAGCTAAAATCTTTAGTGAAAATTAGATATCTACTACTACTActccaatatattattattttatgtattgaaaaaaatactcgttttaaaaaatattaaggtatAACCAAATTCCCCATTCTTGATATTTAATTCGCgtagaaaaaaacaatatggaACCCTGTCTAAACAAGTTCCTTACACTTGCCaggctattttatattaatatgcgaTCCATTTTGACTTCGAACTGGACACAGATTTTGATAAATACACGTCCGAAAGTAAAATGGAATTCACAGAcagctattaaatatataagcattAGTGAACGTCCCTTTTACCGGCCTTTCTCGTGCAAACGAGTTTGTTAGATTAGTTTAGTCTAAACGCTTAGACCTAGTTCACAATGGAGAAAGTGCTCTTGTCAGGTTATGTTATGCATATGAATGGACTCTGAATTTCTTTTTTAGTGATATTATTCAATCTAATTGACGTTTCCCTTGCACGTTGGATTTATTAGGGGTAAATTTTGTTGACCCTAATTTGCAAATCGCTTCCATTTTGCATCTTTATGTACAAACATGATGTGTTTACCTGAGATTGTAATCAATAGCTCAGTCAACTTAAACGTCCTCTAGGGGTTTCGTAGAATAATGATGGATAGAATAACAAAGTAGCTATGTGATCTTTGTTTTGTGATATAAATGGAAAACACTTCTGGTTAAATACCACCACTGGTTAATCTACCACAATCATCAATGGTAGGCTGAGTGAAGTAACCTAAAAACAGCAGAGTTAAGTAAT
Coding sequences within:
- the LOC113401929 gene encoding uncharacterized protein LOC113401929, which produces MKTFVCLLALAVATCKAGFDSGYDQGNNGLGDNGGGYHFAAPSGGGGGHDFSGGQNHDFSGAQGGHDFSGGQGGHDFSGGQGGHGFNGGQEVHDFSGGQGNDHTFAIAQNQDFSGHGQQNFDAGGHGGEQNFGGDSYLQAVHDLGHNFGGGDAGHGGFQGDTSGHGNEEGNGNYGGHSFGGQSGGHGNNGQQGFILQDGGHEYGDQHNFGHAEAIPVGEHIDEEHPVEVPLYKHVTVPIHKPIHVNVPKPILIGIPHPYPVKVPVHKPVAVPVETEISIPIEKVVPYPVVKHVPYPVEKHVPIKIEKTVTVHVPQPYPVKIPVYKTIHHKSHH